One window of the Candidatus Bathyarchaeia archaeon genome contains the following:
- a CDS encoding flippase, translating into MEPRSDVIEFAEHSARNSFVLFIGDFSSAAVLAVSSIVVARLLGPEGYGIYSVSFVVPALAISLASLGLDSAAIRFPAKYISEGKNKLALRFIRMVLAFRLFTGLAASFACFIVSDIMAETLLDRLSVAPYIRLLSMLVLFETFFSLLYGLFVGLNSSRDASMTRILMAIFKGITAPILVLLGLGVYGALIGHMVGYIIPSIIGLLVLYFHHYRRLNSPSGIEEFGGDHSGSGCFWETVKFSLPLYGSSLLILLLGNYQAILLAKFSSEVEIGCFRAAVNISTILTVVVSPILTALFPAFSRLNSHGLREKIEEFLNLSVKYSSLIVVPLAALIASISNHLVNVVYGENYAPAGVYLAFYSVTHMLIGLGSGIFGSLFNGVGETGLTLRLNIINLAVFVTIAPFLAAPYGVLGVIASLLTSNLISTLYAYELARRRLDLSLNLSVSAKIYASSALSAAPAVVLAFYTYLPSIISLILCSAIYAATYLTVAPTLKAINREDLNELERIFGVVRPLKPIFRLIARYENKVLGWCSS; encoded by the coding sequence TTGGAGCCGCGCAGCGACGTAATCGAGTTCGCAGAGCATTCAGCTAGAAATAGCTTTGTGCTCTTTATCGGAGATTTTTCCTCAGCCGCGGTGTTAGCGGTCTCATCTATAGTGGTTGCGAGGCTTCTCGGACCTGAAGGCTACGGGATATATTCCGTTAGCTTTGTGGTGCCAGCGCTGGCGATCTCCCTAGCGAGTTTGGGCTTAGATTCAGCGGCAATAAGGTTTCCGGCCAAATATATTTCTGAAGGCAAAAATAAACTTGCGTTAAGGTTCATAAGAATGGTTTTAGCCTTTAGGCTTTTCACAGGGCTAGCTGCCTCCTTCGCCTGCTTCATCGTCTCGGACATTATGGCTGAAACCCTGCTTGATAGGTTAAGTGTAGCGCCGTACATTAGGCTTCTATCCATGCTCGTCCTCTTCGAGACCTTTTTCTCGCTGCTTTATGGCCTCTTTGTGGGTTTGAACTCCAGCAGAGATGCCTCTATGACTAGGATTCTAATGGCGATTTTTAAGGGAATTACAGCACCTATCCTAGTTCTTTTAGGTTTAGGGGTTTACGGTGCGCTCATAGGGCATATGGTCGGCTATATTATCCCATCGATAATAGGGTTATTGGTGCTCTATTTTCATCATTACAGGCGCTTAAATTCTCCATCTGGGATAGAGGAATTCGGCGGGGACCATAGTGGTTCAGGCTGTTTTTGGGAGACTGTTAAGTTCTCTCTACCATTATATGGCTCGTCGCTGCTAATCCTTCTTCTAGGCAATTATCAAGCTATATTGCTCGCTAAGTTCTCTTCAGAGGTTGAGATTGGATGTTTTAGAGCTGCCGTAAACATATCGACAATACTCACGGTTGTTGTATCGCCGATACTTACAGCGCTATTCCCAGCCTTCAGTAGGCTTAATTCCCACGGGTTAAGGGAGAAGATTGAAGAATTCCTCAATTTGTCAGTGAAATATTCGTCGCTGATCGTCGTTCCGCTTGCCGCGCTTATCGCCTCAATATCAAATCATCTCGTAAATGTAGTTTATGGCGAAAACTATGCTCCGGCTGGAGTTTATCTAGCATTCTACTCCGTTACTCACATGCTGATAGGGTTAGGCTCAGGGATTTTCGGAAGCCTTTTTAATGGGGTTGGCGAGACGGGTTTGACGCTGAGGTTGAACATTATTAACCTAGCCGTGTTTGTGACTATTGCACCTTTTCTAGCAGCTCCCTATGGTGTTCTAGGGGTCATCGCCTCCCTTTTAACATCGAACCTGATATCAACCTTATACGCCTATGAGCTGGCTAGAAGGAGGCTGGATTTAAGCCTGAATCTTTCTGTCAGCGCTAAAATATATGCATCTTCAGCGCTTTCGGCAGCTCCAGCAGTAGTTCTTGCGTTTTACACGTATCTGCCGAGCATAATAAGCCTAATATTATGCTCAGCTATATATGCGGCAACATATCTGACGGTAGCGCCGACGTTGAAGGCTATTAATAGAGAGGACTTAAATGAGCTTGAGAGGATTTTCGGGGTTGTAAGGCCGCTGAAACCGATTTTTAGGTTGATTGCGCGCTATGAGAATAAAGTTTTAGGCTGGTGTAGTAGTTGA
- a CDS encoding SDR family NAD(P)-dependent oxidoreductase, whose product MSEDALVTGGAGFIGSHLVDRLINEGFRTRIIDNFSSGKMENLQHHKCDSRVKILNVDLKDSWRILEVVKDISVVFHFAANPEVRVSTTNPDVHFNENIVATFNLLEAMRRNDVKGLVFASSSSVYGEPSSIPVGEDAPIKPVSVYGASKAACESLIHAYSRLYGIRAVVLRYANVVGPRLRHGVVYDFIVKLRRNPSVLEVLGDGMQVRSYIYVTDAVEATMIAWRKSASMFEVYNVGSEDWVSVNDVADIVAETMGLRDVKRLYKPILHGVGWLGDVKRIALSIEKIKALGWQPRMKSKEALAETVRRILGEISDDVSKGVRH is encoded by the coding sequence ATGAGTGAAGATGCGCTTGTTACTGGAGGAGCCGGCTTCATCGGAAGCCACCTCGTTGACAGGCTTATAAATGAAGGCTTTAGGACCCGTATAATCGATAACTTCAGCAGCGGTAAGATGGAGAACCTCCAGCACCATAAGTGCGACTCACGCGTTAAGATTTTGAACGTTGACCTTAAGGATTCATGGAGGATTCTTGAAGTAGTTAAGGATATCAGCGTAGTATTTCATTTCGCGGCGAATCCTGAGGTACGCGTGAGCACCACAAATCCGGATGTGCACTTTAATGAAAATATTGTGGCAACATTTAATCTACTTGAGGCCATGAGGAGGAATGATGTTAAGGGGCTGGTCTTCGCCTCTTCGAGCAGCGTTTACGGCGAGCCGAGCTCCATACCGGTCGGTGAGGATGCGCCCATAAAGCCCGTATCTGTTTATGGCGCCAGTAAGGCTGCATGCGAGAGCCTAATTCATGCTTACAGCCGCCTCTACGGGATTAGAGCCGTCGTATTAAGGTATGCTAATGTAGTTGGGCCTAGACTTAGACACGGCGTAGTCTACGACTTTATAGTTAAGTTGCGGAGGAACCCAAGTGTCTTGGAAGTTTTAGGCGACGGGATGCAGGTGCGGAGCTACATATACGTGACGGATGCCGTGGAAGCAACTATGATTGCTTGGAGAAAGTCCGCCAGCATGTTTGAAGTCTATAATGTCGGCAGCGAGGATTGGGTGAGCGTCAACGATGTCGCCGATATTGTCGCTGAGACTATGGGGCTTAGAGACGTGAAGCGCCTATATAAACCCATCCTGCACGGCGTCGGCTGGCTTGGAGACGTTAAACGCATAGCCCTATCAATCGAGAAGATCAAAGCCTTAGGTTGGCAGCCGAGAATGAAGAGTAAGGAAGCGCTGGCTGAAACCGTAAGGAGAATCCTAGGCGAGATTAGCGACGATGTAAGTAAAGGCGTGAGGCATTAA
- a CDS encoding aminoacyl-tRNA deacylase: MLRDFSSEGLRSFLESAGVNVRFFRFASHTMTVDDAARQINVGREKIIKSLLFICDNGSSVLAIVPGDRRVDERKLAAFYGVKRVRWATALEVKDLTGYDVGAVPPVGHKNRIKTIIDERVFRFERVIGGGGEINTLMEISPEDIKRLNEAQVGDISK; the protein is encoded by the coding sequence ATGTTGCGGGACTTCTCTTCTGAAGGCTTGAGGAGTTTTCTTGAATCTGCTGGTGTTAATGTTAGGTTCTTTAGGTTTGCTAGTCACACCATGACTGTTGATGATGCTGCGAGGCAGATTAATGTTGGTCGGGAGAAGATAATTAAAAGTTTGCTCTTTATTTGTGATAATGGTTCATCTGTTTTGGCGATTGTCCCCGGTGATAGAAGGGTTGATGAGAGAAAGTTGGCGGCGTTTTACGGTGTAAAAAGGGTTAGATGGGCTACGGCCTTGGAGGTTAAAGATTTGACTGGCTATGATGTTGGCGCTGTCCCGCCAGTTGGGCACAAGAATAGGATAAAGACTATTATTGATGAGAGGGTTTTTAGGTTTGAGAGGGTTATCGGTGGCGGCGGCGAGATAAACACCCTCATGGAAATAAGCCCGGAGGATATAAAGAGACTTAATGAGGCTCAGGTTGGAGATATAAGCAAGTGA
- a CDS encoding CDC48 family AAA ATPase has translation MSNSRVATLRVAEAYGRDVGRGIARVDPKVMESLNLTPGDVIEISGKRKTAAICWPGYSDDLGKGIIRIDGYIRKNAGVSIDEKVTVRKIEAKHAEKIVLAPTEPLRIEGAEDYLAQILEGKVVSRGDYIPLGIMGRTIDLMVVSVQPSVSAVIITRDTEIAIGEKPAAMVREVPKVTYEDIGGLKEEIRKIREMVELPLKYPELFERLGIEAPKGVLLYGPPGTGKTLLAKAVANETNAAFFSISGPEIMSKYYGESEERLREIFRQAEENSPSIIFIDEIDAIAPKREEVTGEVEKRVVSQLLALMDGLKPRGRVVVIGATNRPNAIDPALRRPGRFDREIEIGVPNKQGRLEILQIHTRNMPLAEDVNLEKIASITHGFVGADLVALCKEAAMRALRRILPEIDFERDTIPAEILNKITVTMGDFMETLKDVEPSAMREVLIEVPNVKWDDIGGLHEVKLELQEAVEWPLKYPELFEHMDAKPPKGILLYGPPGTGKTLLAKAVATESEANFISIKGPEILSKWVGESERAIREVFRRAKQAAPSIIFFDEIDAVAPIRGGGYGDSHVTERVISQLLTEMDGIEELRGVVVLAATNRPDIIDPALLRPGRFDKLLYVPLPDLEARKEILRIHLKKKPLAEDVDIEDIAKRTEGYTGADLAAICNTAVMLAIREHVMNAKEPEAAKKNLEGLKVYRRHFEEAFRRVRPISQRELEMYKRIAEEFATRMK, from the coding sequence ATGTCTAATTCTAGGGTCGCCACCCTACGCGTCGCTGAAGCCTACGGGAGAGACGTGGGAAGAGGTATAGCTAGAGTTGACCCTAAAGTTATGGAGAGTTTAAATTTAACCCCCGGTGACGTCATCGAGATTTCCGGTAAACGTAAAACTGCCGCCATATGTTGGCCCGGGTACTCTGATGATCTCGGTAAGGGTATTATTCGAATAGACGGCTACATAAGGAAGAACGCCGGCGTCAGCATAGATGAGAAGGTTACTGTACGAAAGATTGAGGCGAAGCACGCTGAGAAAATAGTTCTCGCGCCAACGGAGCCTCTACGCATTGAGGGAGCTGAAGATTACTTAGCCCAAATACTTGAGGGAAAAGTTGTTTCCCGAGGAGACTATATCCCTCTTGGCATAATGGGGAGAACCATCGACCTAATGGTAGTAAGCGTTCAGCCATCCGTTTCAGCCGTAATAATCACTAGGGATACTGAGATAGCGATAGGTGAAAAGCCGGCGGCAATGGTGAGGGAGGTCCCGAAGGTTACTTACGAGGATATAGGCGGATTAAAGGAGGAGATTAGAAAGATTAGGGAGATGGTGGAGCTTCCGCTCAAGTATCCGGAGCTCTTTGAGAGACTGGGCATTGAGGCGCCTAAAGGCGTCCTACTTTATGGGCCTCCCGGAACCGGGAAAACCCTTCTAGCCAAGGCTGTTGCAAATGAGACTAATGCGGCTTTTTTCAGCATAAGCGGCCCGGAGATAATGAGCAAGTATTATGGCGAAAGCGAGGAGCGTTTAAGGGAGATATTCAGGCAAGCTGAGGAAAACTCTCCAAGCATAATCTTTATTGATGAGATAGATGCGATTGCGCCTAAGAGGGAGGAGGTTACCGGAGAGGTTGAGAAAAGAGTTGTCTCCCAGCTGCTGGCCCTAATGGATGGACTGAAACCGCGGGGAAGAGTTGTGGTTATTGGCGCTACCAATAGGCCTAACGCCATAGACCCCGCCCTAAGGAGACCCGGAAGATTCGACCGAGAAATAGAGATAGGTGTCCCAAATAAGCAGGGAAGACTTGAGATTCTCCAGATCCATACGCGAAATATGCCCCTAGCGGAAGACGTTAATTTAGAGAAGATCGCCAGCATCACGCATGGTTTTGTTGGAGCCGACTTAGTCGCGCTATGCAAGGAGGCGGCTATGCGAGCCTTACGGAGAATACTGCCAGAAATAGATTTTGAGAGGGATACGATACCAGCTGAAATATTAAATAAGATCACTGTCACCATGGGCGACTTTATGGAGACCTTAAAGGACGTTGAGCCCTCCGCGATGCGCGAGGTTTTGATAGAGGTTCCAAACGTTAAGTGGGATGATATAGGTGGCTTACACGAAGTTAAACTTGAACTACAGGAGGCTGTTGAGTGGCCGCTCAAATATCCGGAGCTCTTCGAGCACATGGATGCTAAGCCGCCTAAGGGCATATTGCTTTATGGACCTCCTGGAACTGGGAAAACGCTGCTCGCTAAGGCGGTGGCGACCGAGAGCGAAGCGAACTTCATAAGCATTAAAGGCCCAGAGATACTTTCTAAATGGGTTGGCGAATCCGAGAGAGCTATTAGGGAGGTTTTCAGGAGGGCGAAGCAAGCCGCGCCAAGCATAATCTTCTTTGATGAAATAGATGCTGTAGCTCCGATTAGGGGTGGAGGCTACGGCGACTCGCATGTAACCGAGCGGGTTATAAGTCAACTTCTAACGGAGATGGATGGTATAGAGGAACTTAGAGGCGTTGTTGTTCTGGCAGCCACAAATAGGCCTGACATAATCGACCCGGCGCTGCTCAGACCTGGAAGGTTCGATAAGCTTCTCTATGTGCCTCTGCCAGACCTTGAGGCTAGGAAAGAGATACTGAGGATTCACTTGAAGAAGAAGCCTTTAGCCGAGGACGTAGATATAGAGGATATTGCCAAGAGGACTGAGGGTTACACTGGCGCCGATTTAGCCGCAATATGCAACACCGCTGTCATGCTCGCCATAAGGGAGCACGTGATGAACGCTAAGGAGCCTGAGGCTGCCAAGAAAAACTTAGAGGGCTTAAAGGTTTATAGAAGACACTTCGAGGAAGCTTTTAGGAGAGTAAGACCTATATCGCAGAGGGAGCTTGAAATGTATAAGAGAATCGCCGAAGAGTTCGCTACAAGAATGAAGTAA